From Planctomycetia bacterium, one genomic window encodes:
- a CDS encoding protein-glutamate O-methyltransferase CheR: MPPVAAEQISDAEMTRFVDLIYKVTGIRISTQKKTLLSNRIRRRLKQTGVETFEAYYLKLKRLPPSDLEWDRFLEEVTTHETFLFRDQAQWDWLQREFLPGVAARERDTKAPKTLRIWSAACSTGDEAMTVATCIASTLPNLSEWRVQIVGTDIGVGALEQAKKAVFNERAMHLVPENCKKKYFTRQPDGTSWQANPILTGMINFRQHNLLEPLNEAPFDLVFLKNVLIYFDDVSKKTAVGHVRKLIRPGGLLVAGAAEGVSDLLRELQRLQPWLYQSSEGKSAR; encoded by the coding sequence ATGCCGCCAGTCGCTGCGGAACAGATCTCGGACGCCGAGATGACGCGCTTTGTCGACCTGATCTACAAGGTCACGGGCATTCGTATTTCGACGCAGAAGAAAACGCTGCTATCGAATCGGATCCGACGCCGCCTCAAGCAGACGGGCGTCGAGACGTTCGAAGCGTACTACCTCAAACTCAAGCGGTTGCCGCCCAGCGATTTGGAGTGGGATCGCTTTCTGGAAGAGGTCACCACGCACGAAACGTTTCTCTTCCGCGATCAAGCGCAATGGGACTGGCTCCAAAGGGAGTTCCTGCCCGGCGTCGCGGCGCGCGAGCGCGATACCAAGGCGCCGAAAACGCTGCGCATCTGGTCGGCGGCGTGCTCGACGGGCGATGAGGCCATGACGGTCGCGACCTGCATCGCTTCGACGTTGCCGAACTTGTCCGAATGGCGCGTGCAAATCGTCGGCACGGATATTGGCGTCGGCGCGCTGGAGCAGGCCAAAAAGGCCGTTTTCAACGAACGGGCGATGCACCTGGTGCCGGAGAATTGCAAGAAGAAGTACTTCACGCGCCAGCCGGACGGAACCTCGTGGCAGGCGAACCCCATCCTCACCGGCATGATCAACTTCCGGCAACATAACCTGCTTGAACCGCTCAATGAAGCGCCGTTCGACCTGGTGTTCTTGAAGAACGTGCTGATTTACTTCGACGACGTCTCAAAAAAGACCGCAGTCGGCCACGTTCGTAAGCTGATTCGGCCCGGCGGATTGCTGGTCGCCGGCGCCGCCGAAGGCGTGTCGGACTTGCTGCGTGAATTGCAGCGATTGCAACCGTGGTTGTATCAGAGCTCGGAAGGAAAAAGCGCTCGATGA
- a CDS encoding chemotaxis protein CheW: MRVTEVRVCEITAWTRGGADPLPADLLGRTPAGSPPHRHGQGELIVVTTAIRETPTSTSRRTEPTGSMQLVSFRLAQEEYGIEITRVQEIILMGEITRVPQTPAYIKGLINLRSTVIPIVDLRLRFALPQEPFTDETRIMVVNVGGKTVGIIVDGVSEVLRISQEQVSPPPPTVSGLGREYLTGLVKLENRLLILLDIEKLLSQEQAPEDNVAPAN, encoded by the coding sequence ATGCGCGTCACCGAAGTTCGCGTTTGCGAAATCACGGCCTGGACGCGCGGCGGGGCTGACCCGCTCCCAGCAGACCTGTTGGGCCGAACGCCAGCCGGATCGCCGCCCCATCGCCACGGCCAGGGAGAATTAATCGTCGTGACTACCGCAATTCGAGAAACGCCCACGTCCACCTCACGGCGGACCGAGCCGACCGGCAGTATGCAACTGGTCAGCTTCCGGTTGGCGCAAGAGGAATACGGCATCGAGATCACGCGCGTGCAGGAGATCATCCTGATGGGCGAGATCACGCGCGTGCCGCAAACGCCAGCCTACATCAAAGGCTTGATCAACCTACGCAGCACGGTCATTCCGATCGTCGACTTGCGTCTGCGGTTCGCCTTGCCGCAAGAGCCGTTCACGGACGAAACGCGGATCATGGTCGTGAACGTCGGCGGCAAGACGGTGGGCATCATCGTCGACGGCGTCAGCGAAGTGCTGCGGATTTCGCAGGAACAAGTTTCGCCGCCGCCCCCCACGGTCTCCGGGCTCGGCCGCGAATACCTGACCGGTCTGGTCAAGCTGGAAAATCGGCTGCTGATTTTGCTCGATATCGAGAAGCTGCTGTCGCAAGAACAAGCGCCGGAGGACAACGTCGCGCCGGCCAACTAA
- a CDS encoding response regulator: MRVLVADDSSTMRKIIIRSLLAVGCPGATEAADGNEAVAMFKPGEFDLVLTDWNMPGKSGLEVVQAIRAMDAKVPIIMVTTEAEKARVMQAIEAGVSDYLVKPFTADTLREKLEKHGC; the protein is encoded by the coding sequence ATGCGAGTACTGGTTGCCGACGACTCCAGCACCATGCGCAAGATCATCATTCGATCGCTGCTCGCCGTGGGCTGCCCGGGCGCTACGGAAGCAGCTGACGGCAATGAGGCGGTCGCCATGTTTAAGCCGGGCGAATTCGATCTCGTGCTGACCGACTGGAATATGCCGGGCAAGAGCGGCCTGGAGGTCGTCCAGGCGATCCGCGCCATGGACGCCAAGGTGCCGATCATCATGGTCACGACCGAAGCGGAAAAAGCCCGCGTCATGCAAGCCATCGAAGCCGGCGTGTCCGATTACCTGGTCAAGCCGTTTACGGCCGATACTTTGCGCGAAAAGCTCGAGAAGCACGGCTGCTAG
- a CDS encoding PAS domain-containing methyl-accepting chemotaxis protein, giving the protein MTATQNSTQTVNYDDVNSLRSALSVKSAMTDNSPINTILADRDLKIVYMNEASERTLKTIEHLLPVRANAVVGQSIDIFHKNPSYQRKLLANDKNLPHRATIELGEEKLDLLVSAIYDEKGEYLGPMVTWEVITEKLKLEASNRDYAGVSNAVSKSMAMIEFKMDGTIITANENFLAAMGYSLDEIKGQHHSMFAEAEHARSSEYKAFWAKLNRGEFDDGQYKRLAKGGREIWIQASYNPILDQNGKPVKVVKYATDITAERLKNADTAGQLEAINKVMAVIEFKMDGTIVNANENFLKTLGYRLDEIKGQHHSMFAEAEFARSTEYRGFWAKLNRGEFDEGQYKRIGKGGKEVWIQASYNPIMDLNGRPFKVVKYATDVTQQVTMQKDLRRLVEQVIESAGQFTEGSRLIAESSQTLAQGAQTQSSSVEEMSAAVEQLARSINAVKDNSGEADKVATETSQLAEDGGAAVQKSVQAMELIKTSSEQISEIIQVISEIASQTNLLALNAAIEAARAGEHGLGFAVVADEVRKLAERSSEAAKEISSLIKESTKRVEEGASLSAQTGVALTKIIQGVDKTAKKISEIATATVEQATNAKEVAAAIQQIGQVTEQVAAGSEELASSSEELGAQATSLRELVSQVKFDN; this is encoded by the coding sequence ATGACCGCGACACAGAATTCGACGCAGACCGTGAATTACGACGATGTCAACAGCTTGCGCTCGGCGCTGTCGGTGAAGTCGGCAATGACCGACAATTCGCCGATCAACACGATTCTGGCGGATCGCGACCTGAAGATCGTGTACATGAACGAGGCCAGTGAGCGGACGCTGAAAACGATCGAGCACCTGTTGCCGGTGCGGGCCAATGCGGTCGTCGGACAGAGCATCGACATCTTCCACAAGAACCCCTCGTACCAGCGCAAACTGCTGGCGAACGACAAGAACCTGCCGCACCGCGCGACGATCGAGTTGGGCGAGGAAAAGCTCGACCTGCTGGTGAGCGCGATCTACGACGAGAAGGGCGAGTACCTCGGTCCGATGGTCACCTGGGAGGTGATTACCGAGAAACTGAAGTTGGAAGCTAGTAACCGCGACTACGCCGGCGTTTCGAACGCCGTGAGCAAGTCGATGGCCATGATCGAGTTCAAGATGGACGGCACGATCATCACCGCGAACGAGAATTTTCTGGCGGCGATGGGCTATTCCCTTGACGAAATCAAGGGGCAGCACCACAGCATGTTCGCCGAGGCCGAACATGCTCGCAGCTCGGAGTACAAGGCGTTCTGGGCGAAGCTGAACCGCGGCGAATTCGACGACGGACAGTATAAGCGGCTAGCCAAGGGAGGCCGCGAGATCTGGATTCAGGCCTCGTACAACCCCATCCTCGACCAGAACGGCAAGCCGGTGAAAGTGGTGAAATACGCCACGGACATCACGGCCGAACGCCTGAAGAATGCCGACACCGCCGGGCAATTGGAAGCCATCAACAAGGTGATGGCGGTGATCGAATTCAAGATGGACGGCACCATCGTTAATGCGAACGAGAACTTCCTGAAGACCCTCGGATACCGCCTGGACGAGATCAAGGGTCAGCACCACAGCATGTTCGCCGAGGCCGAATTCGCCCGCAGCACGGAGTACCGCGGATTCTGGGCGAAGTTGAATCGCGGCGAGTTCGATGAAGGACAATACAAGCGGATCGGCAAGGGAGGCAAGGAAGTCTGGATTCAGGCCTCGTACAACCCGATCATGGACCTCAACGGCAGGCCCTTCAAGGTCGTCAAATACGCGACGGACGTGACGCAACAGGTCACGATGCAGAAGGACCTGCGCCGCCTGGTCGAACAGGTCATCGAGAGCGCCGGCCAATTCACGGAAGGCTCGCGCTTGATCGCCGAGAGCTCGCAGACCCTCGCCCAAGGCGCGCAGACGCAAAGCTCGTCCGTCGAGGAAATGAGCGCCGCGGTCGAACAGCTCGCCCGCAGCATCAACGCCGTGAAGGACAACTCGGGCGAAGCCGACAAGGTTGCCACCGAAACGAGCCAATTGGCTGAAGACGGCGGCGCCGCGGTGCAGAAGTCGGTCCAGGCGATGGAGCTGATCAAGACCAGCAGCGAACAGATCAGCGAGATCATTCAAGTGATCTCGGAAATCGCCAGCCAGACCAACTTGCTGGCCTTGAACGCGGCGATCGAAGCCGCCCGCGCCGGCGAGCACGGCCTGGGCTTCGCGGTCGTCGCCGACGAAGTCCGCAAGCTGGCCGAGCGGTCGAGCGAAGCGGCCAAGGAGATCTCTTCGCTGATCAAGGAATCGACCAAGCGCGTCGAGGAAGGGGCCTCGTTGAGCGCTCAAACGGGCGTTGCTTTGACGAAGATCATCCAAGGGGTCGACAAGACCGCGAAGAAGATCTCCGAGATCGCAACCGCGACCGTCGAGCAAGCGACCAACGCCAAGGAAGTCGCGGCGGCGATCCAGCAGATCGGCCAAGTGACCGAGCAAGTTGCGGCCGGCAGCGAAGAGCTGGCATCGAGCAGCGAAGAGCTTGGCGCCCAGGCCACGAGCCTGCGGGAACTGGTGTCGCAGGTCAAGTTCGACAACTAA